A stretch of Gemmatimonas aurantiaca T-27 DNA encodes these proteins:
- a CDS encoding THUMP domain-containing class I SAM-dependent RNA methyltransferase: MNNRQPDRHRRTTISQPPLDAFLIAAPGLAPLIAAECTTLGITPVEVTAAGVAVQVTPRELFTINCWSRLASRVIVRLAHFDARDFATLEKQAARVPWTRVISPAVPVQLRVTCRKSRLYHSDAVAERVARGIVNAVPNAQILGAAAKDEDDELSETLAPDAPTQLIVVRFERDHCVISADSSGTLLHRRGWRQAIAKAPLRETLAAVMLAAMPWDGEIPLVDPFAGSGTIGIEAALRVRRIAPGLTRSFAMEHWPDADASMHAGVRESAQQQVRPSIGVPIVLRDRDAGAIVAARANAERAGVLADVTIEQGALSETELAQYGARGLLLTNPPYGHRIGDGADLRGLYARLGDVLRVGGRGWRLAMLMPNDRALLGQLRLSVSPLLRTSNGGLPVALLATAPSKG; encoded by the coding sequence GTGAACAACAGGCAGCCTGATCGTCATCGCCGCACCACCATTTCGCAGCCACCGCTCGACGCGTTCCTGATTGCCGCACCGGGATTGGCGCCGTTGATTGCGGCCGAATGCACCACGCTGGGCATCACGCCGGTGGAGGTGACGGCGGCCGGTGTGGCGGTGCAGGTCACGCCCCGCGAGCTGTTCACGATCAATTGCTGGTCGCGGCTGGCCAGCCGGGTGATTGTGCGGCTCGCGCACTTCGATGCCCGGGATTTTGCGACGCTCGAAAAGCAGGCCGCCCGGGTGCCATGGACGCGGGTGATCTCGCCTGCAGTGCCGGTGCAGTTGCGGGTGACGTGCCGGAAGTCTCGGCTCTATCACTCGGACGCGGTGGCCGAGCGCGTGGCGCGTGGCATCGTGAATGCGGTGCCCAATGCGCAGATCCTCGGAGCTGCGGCAAAGGACGAGGACGATGAGTTGTCCGAAACGTTGGCACCGGATGCGCCAACGCAGCTCATCGTCGTGCGCTTCGAACGCGATCACTGCGTGATCAGTGCCGACAGTTCGGGCACGTTGCTGCACCGTCGCGGTTGGCGGCAGGCCATCGCCAAGGCGCCGCTCCGGGAGACACTGGCCGCGGTCATGCTGGCGGCGATGCCCTGGGACGGCGAAATCCCGCTGGTCGATCCGTTTGCGGGCTCCGGCACGATCGGTATCGAAGCGGCGTTGCGTGTGCGTCGCATCGCGCCGGGGCTGACCCGCTCTTTCGCCATGGAGCACTGGCCCGACGCCGATGCGAGCATGCACGCCGGTGTCCGGGAGAGCGCGCAGCAGCAGGTGCGTCCGAGCATCGGGGTGCCCATCGTGCTGCGCGACCGTGACGCCGGGGCGATCGTGGCAGCGCGCGCCAATGCGGAACGCGCTGGTGTGCTGGCCGATGTCACCATCGAGCAGGGAGCACTCTCGGAAACGGAACTCGCGCAATACGGCGCTCGAGGTCTGCTGCTCACCAACCCGCCCTACGGACACCGTATCGGTGACGGGGCCGATCTGCGCGGACTCTACGCGCGACTCGGCGACGTGTTGCGCGTCGGCGGACGCGGGTGGCGTCTCGCCATGCTGATGCCCAACGATCGTGCGCTGCTCGGTCAGTTGCGATTGTCGGTGTCGCCGCTGTTGCGCACGAGCAATGGTGGATTGCCCGTCGCATTGCTGGCAACGGCGCCTTCGAAAGGGTAG
- a CDS encoding DUF6526 family protein, producing the protein MSENQNYANHTQLTPYYHFFTSPLAAIFLIWTIVRFVKAPGAETGYFLVGSLALIGVVAVSRLSPLRVQDRLIRLEEQVRFQRVLSPELTARAITTLRPRHYVALRFASDVELPALVEQVIANPALTSKEIKQQIKAWRGDRFRV; encoded by the coding sequence ATGAGTGAAAATCAGAACTACGCCAATCACACGCAGCTCACGCCGTACTACCATTTTTTCACCAGCCCCCTGGCCGCGATCTTTCTGATCTGGACAATCGTCCGATTTGTGAAGGCGCCAGGCGCGGAGACCGGCTACTTCCTCGTCGGCAGCCTCGCCCTCATCGGCGTGGTGGCCGTCTCGCGACTCTCTCCCCTGCGCGTGCAGGATCGTCTGATCCGGCTCGAGGAGCAGGTACGCTTCCAGCGTGTGTTGTCACCGGAGCTCACCGCGCGTGCCATCACCACGCTGCGCCCGCGACACTACGTCGCGCTGCGCTTTGCCAGCGATGTCGAATTGCCGGCTCTCGTTGAGCAGGTGATTGCCAATCCGGCTCTCACGTCCAAGGAGATCAAGCAGCAGATCAAAGCCTGGCGGGGAGATCGGTTCCGCGTCTGA